A single Clostridium sp. AN503 DNA region contains:
- a CDS encoding histidine kinase: MWDKKEKTESIKKRVLVFLGFILAVFLLSNLYSIKNSQRFERQLDQLVERYYTINEFISVYNGNMEMWQRYQRDKGENSWSMFVSSGSRLKELLAQMVRDADEMSEEGFLRVQSIRNLYYHYESLARAPLEPKDEMKRELQLWEISELMKRYTEELLQDNLTFGNRIHEDIRHNVALGQKNAFLLMAAVAAVCMIFGRYITKWLLNPILDLAAFVRQVGKENFDVEELPVRRRDEIGQLNLAVNQMKDSMESVITTLHEKQELTKLLYEQEMELERARFLALQSQINPHFLFNTLNVINGMADMEGAGTTGELIRSLSRLFRYSLENRSDRVPLYQELTMIKDYIYIEKKRFGDRLDYVLKADVDLETYEIPSFTLEPLVENSIRHGILVRPEGGVVAIRIMERKKELVIQVLDNGIGMEKTQRDRLLEGRERQESSSSGIGTGNVFRRLRLMFPECRIRLLGRKGRGTCVEIRISKKECRRYEDSDS, encoded by the coding sequence ATGTGGGATAAAAAGGAAAAAACAGAATCAATCAAGAAAAGGGTCCTTGTATTCCTGGGGTTTATCCTGGCGGTATTCCTGCTCTCCAATCTGTATTCCATAAAAAACAGCCAGAGGTTTGAGCGGCAGTTGGACCAGCTTGTGGAACGCTATTACACCATCAATGAATTTATATCGGTTTATAATGGCAATATGGAGATGTGGCAGCGGTATCAGCGGGACAAGGGGGAGAACAGCTGGAGCATGTTCGTTTCCTCCGGCAGCCGTCTCAAGGAGCTGCTGGCACAGATGGTCCGGGACGCGGATGAGATGTCTGAGGAAGGTTTCCTGCGGGTACAGTCCATCCGGAACCTGTATTATCATTACGAAAGCCTGGCGAGGGCGCCTTTAGAGCCAAAGGACGAGATGAAAAGGGAGCTTCAGCTCTGGGAAATATCGGAGCTTATGAAGCGGTATACGGAGGAGCTTCTTCAGGACAATCTTACATTTGGAAACAGGATCCATGAGGATATCCGCCATAATGTGGCTCTGGGGCAGAAAAATGCATTTCTTCTCATGGCGGCGGTGGCAGCGGTATGTATGATCTTTGGCCGGTACATCACAAAATGGCTTTTAAACCCCATTCTGGATCTGGCAGCTTTTGTGCGCCAGGTGGGGAAGGAGAATTTTGACGTGGAGGAGCTGCCGGTCAGGAGACGGGATGAGATCGGCCAGCTAAACCTTGCTGTGAACCAGATGAAGGACAGTATGGAGTCGGTCATCACCACGCTCCACGAGAAGCAGGAGCTGACAAAGCTTTTATACGAACAGGAAATGGAGCTGGAACGGGCCAGGTTTTTAGCCCTTCAGTCCCAGATCAACCCGCATTTTCTGTTTAACACCTTAAATGTCATCAACGGGATGGCGGACATGGAAGGCGCCGGTACCACCGGAGAACTGATCCGAAGCCTGTCCCGGCTGTTCCGCTACAGTCTGGAAAACCGTTCGGACCGGGTGCCGCTTTATCAGGAGCTGACCATGATAAAGGACTATATTTATATTGAAAAAAAACGCTTTGGAGACCGCCTGGATTATGTCCTGAAAGCGGATGTAGACTTGGAAACCTATGAGATCCCGTCCTTTACGTTGGAGCCCCTGGTAGAAAACAGCATCCGGCATGGCATTCTTGTAAGGCCGGAAGGCGGCGTGGTGGCGATTCGGATCATGGAGCGGAAGAAGGAGCTGGTGATACAGGTTCTGGATAATGGGATCGGGATGGAAAAGACACAGAGGGACAGGCTTCTTGAAGGCAGAGAACGGCAGGAGAGCAGTTCTTCCGGGATTGGCACAGGCAATGTGTTCCGCCGCTTGAGGCTTATGTTCCCTGAGTGCCGCATCCGCCTGCTGGGCCGGAAAGGGCGGGGGACCTGTGTGGAGATCCGGATAAGTAAAAAGGAGTGCAGGCGATATGAAGATTCTGATAGCTGA
- a CDS encoding electron transfer flavoprotein subunit alpha — MITLPVEIDSGRCTGCGECVRACPFGALKMQDGVPVVLDGCRACGACEKICPASAVRLLDMALVSDGEADKASGADEDGGWSGILVYLQTDEDGRLLPVAYELASKASELAGKKGEEVWGLAAAAGMRDDYRKIPGIGKLFVALGAQYSQFSYRIFSELMIRCILRCRPSVVLFGATPEGRSIAPAAAVYFRTGLTADCTELRMDEDGNLIQIRPAFGGNVMAEILTPRARPQMATVRPGVMAGDHPALEERYPVEILENLPCERPVSRTVERTPAGKGGMADAEFIVAAGGGIADRKDIDRLRRWAEKNGAAFGCSRKLVERGWMTGECQIGLSGNSVAPKLLITFGVSGSVQFLAGIRRAEYVVAVDCCEDAPIFGRANKGILADLYDVLTELEKPGSEKCCE, encoded by the coding sequence ATGATAACATTACCGGTTGAGATTGACAGCGGGCGCTGTACTGGCTGTGGGGAATGCGTCCGGGCCTGCCCGTTTGGAGCGCTTAAAATGCAGGACGGCGTCCCGGTCGTCCTTGACGGCTGCAGAGCGTGCGGAGCCTGTGAAAAAATATGCCCCGCATCTGCGGTCCGGCTTTTGGATATGGCACTGGTATCGGACGGGGAAGCAGACAAGGCAAGCGGGGCAGATGAGGATGGGGGCTGGAGCGGGATCCTGGTCTATCTTCAGACGGATGAGGACGGCAGGCTGCTCCCTGTGGCATATGAACTGGCATCTAAGGCGTCGGAGCTGGCGGGCAAAAAGGGGGAGGAGGTCTGGGGGCTGGCCGCCGCCGCAGGAATGCGGGATGATTACAGGAAGATTCCCGGGATCGGCAAATTGTTTGTGGCTTTGGGGGCGCAGTACAGCCAGTTTTCATACCGTATTTTTTCGGAGCTCATGATCCGGTGCATTTTGCGGTGCAGGCCGTCGGTGGTCCTGTTCGGCGCGACCCCGGAGGGCCGGAGCATCGCTCCTGCGGCGGCAGTATATTTCAGGACAGGACTGACGGCGGACTGTACAGAGCTTCGTATGGATGAGGATGGAAACCTGATCCAGATCAGGCCCGCTTTCGGGGGAAATGTGATGGCGGAGATCCTCACACCCCGGGCGCGGCCCCAGATGGCGACGGTAAGGCCGGGGGTCATGGCCGGGGATCATCCGGCGCTGGAGGAGCGGTATCCTGTGGAGATCCTGGAGAATCTACCCTGTGAAAGGCCGGTGAGCCGGACTGTGGAGAGGACGCCGGCAGGGAAAGGCGGTATGGCGGACGCGGAGTTCATTGTGGCAGCGGGAGGCGGCATTGCGGACCGGAAGGATATAGACAGGCTCCGGCGGTGGGCAGAGAAGAACGGGGCGGCGTTTGGGTGCAGCCGAAAACTGGTGGAGCGGGGATGGATGACGGGAGAGTGCCAGATCGGACTCAGCGGGAACAGCGTGGCCCCCAAACTTCTGATAACCTTCGGAGTGTCCGGTTCCGTTCAGTTTTTGGCGGGAATCCGGCGGGCGGAATATGTGGTGGCGGTTGACTGCTGTGAGGACGCCCCGATTTTTGGAAGGGCCAACAAGGGGATTCTGGCAGATCTCTATGATGTGCTTACTGAGCTGGAAAAGCCTGGTTCCGAAAAGTGCTGTGAATAG
- a CDS encoding glycoside hydrolase family 28 protein, with protein sequence MMRNRTGLLAAAAMALLLSACGAGNADEAADRAGTQGEVGSGIFSEGNTERYSGDTQDVGETASGSLTVSGSRQPGTPLSWETAEAILEKIHDPVFPDLKVDVTDYGAVPDDGGLDTKAIQAAIDQVSSQGGGMVVVPEGVFDTGAIVLKENVNLHLESENTVLCFTREIIPENYPLVLSYYEGSPCYNWSPLIYAYEQDNIAVTGKGRLDGQADQDTWWSWYGDTYIGQDYTRPSSSDVGILRRMTDDGVEVRKRVFGEGHFLRPNFIQVIGCDNVLVEGITIKNSPMWGVNPVLCTNVTVRGIEVIGKFNNNDGCNPENCSYVLIEDCRFFVGGDGVAVKSGRNRDGWELKEMGRPAENMVIRGNEFAEGASGIAFGSEMSGDIREIYADDNRFGTQSLDYAVRFKSNAARGGVVERVYIRGSRASNIRYVPIHATMLYDEGWLGSYLPEYRDIRIEDFTASGGVYGIFMESFDQAPITGLELVDVDIRDVDHEVRIRNWKEPVLERVSINGHTYPRPVDIRAEGSFMAGETVRAAGELPGGDIDGLTYEWSLMAELGAGAVRSESESAVCAGRSSLLRITDDMEGKYLVLTARDPVGNEASSMAYRILTKDETGRFGDKAVQAALSRGYVDDGWLSLDKSVTKKECKRILTGFWGREAGKILQILEEQGIRMDTEEMVARDEMGRIALLACGIPYEELMIVRPDYKDAGDIRPDCRSSVGVSSYLGFVRAKDGEYYRPEDLLTQQELIECVMAISEFNRR encoded by the coding sequence ATGATGAGAAACAGGACAGGGCTTTTGGCTGCGGCGGCTATGGCATTGCTGCTTTCCGCCTGTGGGGCAGGCAATGCGGATGAGGCTGCGGACCGTGCGGGGACCCAGGGCGAAGTTGGTTCCGGGATATTTTCGGAGGGAAATACCGAGCGCTATAGCGGGGATACCCAGGATGTTGGGGAGACGGCGAGTGGAAGTCTTACCGTGTCCGGCAGCCGGCAGCCGGGAACGCCTCTAAGCTGGGAGACGGCAGAAGCCATATTGGAGAAGATCCACGACCCGGTATTCCCGGATCTCAAGGTAGACGTGACGGATTATGGCGCTGTCCCGGATGACGGAGGTTTGGATACAAAGGCGATCCAGGCGGCGATAGACCAGGTCAGCTCCCAAGGGGGTGGCATGGTGGTGGTGCCGGAGGGAGTCTTTGATACAGGGGCCATTGTGCTGAAGGAAAATGTCAACCTGCACCTGGAATCAGAGAACACGGTCCTTTGCTTTACCCGGGAGATCATCCCCGAGAATTATCCGCTGGTACTGTCATATTATGAAGGCTCCCCCTGCTACAACTGGAGCCCGTTGATCTATGCCTATGAGCAGGACAATATAGCCGTGACCGGCAAAGGGCGCCTGGATGGGCAGGCGGATCAGGATACCTGGTGGAGCTGGTATGGGGATACCTATATCGGCCAGGATTATACAAGGCCCTCCTCCTCTGACGTGGGGATCCTGCGCCGCATGACAGACGATGGCGTGGAAGTCAGGAAACGGGTCTTTGGCGAGGGGCATTTCCTGCGTCCCAATTTTATTCAGGTGATTGGCTGTGATAATGTGCTGGTAGAGGGGATCACCATTAAAAATTCTCCTATGTGGGGGGTAAATCCCGTCCTGTGCACCAATGTAACGGTGCGGGGTATCGAAGTCATTGGAAAATTCAATAATAATGATGGCTGTAACCCGGAAAACTGCAGTTATGTGCTGATCGAGGACTGCAGGTTCTTTGTGGGAGGCGACGGAGTAGCCGTTAAATCTGGGCGCAACCGGGATGGCTGGGAGCTTAAGGAGATGGGACGGCCCGCAGAGAACATGGTGATCCGTGGAAATGAGTTTGCCGAAGGCGCCAGCGGGATCGCGTTTGGCAGCGAGATGAGCGGGGATATCCGGGAGATCTATGCGGACGACAACCGGTTTGGGACCCAGTCCCTGGACTATGCCGTCCGTTTCAAATCCAATGCAGCCAGGGGAGGCGTGGTGGAGCGGGTTTATATCCGCGGTTCCCGGGCTTCCAATATCCGGTATGTGCCTATTCACGCCACCATGCTTTACGATGAAGGCTGGCTGGGAAGCTACCTGCCGGAGTACCGGGATATCAGGATTGAGGATTTTACAGCCAGCGGCGGCGTCTATGGTATTTTCATGGAGAGCTTTGACCAGGCCCCCATTACCGGATTAGAGCTGGTGGATGTGGATATCCGGGATGTGGATCATGAGGTCAGGATCCGGAACTGGAAGGAACCGGTCCTTGAGCGGGTGAGCATCAATGGACATACATACCCGCGCCCGGTGGATATCAGGGCCGAGGGAAGCTTTATGGCAGGAGAAACCGTCCGTGCCGCAGGAGAACTGCCGGGCGGGGACATAGACGGGCTGACTTATGAATGGAGCCTTATGGCGGAGCTGGGAGCCGGAGCTGTCCGGTCAGAGTCAGAATCCGCTGTTTGTGCAGGCAGGAGCAGCCTGCTCAGGATCACGGATGATATGGAAGGAAAGTATCTGGTGCTGACAGCCAGGGATCCTGTGGGAAACGAGGCGTCCAGCATGGCGTACCGGATCCTGACAAAGGACGAAACGGGGCGTTTTGGGGATAAAGCTGTTCAAGCGGCATTATCCAGGGGATATGTGGACGACGGCTGGCTGTCGCTGGATAAATCGGTCACAAAGAAGGAGTGCAAAAGAATCCTGACCGGTTTCTGGGGGCGGGAGGCCGGGAAGATCCTTCAGATCCTTGAGGAGCAGGGAATCCGGATGGATACGGAGGAAATGGTTGCCAGGGATGAGATGGGGCGGATCGCCCTTCTGGCCTGTGGGATCCCATACGAAGAACTGATGATCGTGCGTCCTGATTATAAGGATGCGGGGGATATCCGGCCGGACTGCCGTTCCAGCGTGGGGGTCAGCTCCTATCTGGGCTTTGTGAGAGCAAAGGACGGAGAATACTACCGGCCGGAAGACCTGCTCACACAGCAGGAGCTGATCGAATGTGTGATGGCCATCTCTGAATTTAACCGCAGATAA
- a CDS encoding glycoside hydrolase family 28 protein, with product MIKKMWGISLAGVLAMGLTACSGSQEAADTQPSQTAVETTKETETETQAETKAQEETGDGGMTWDMAEEILTHISDPEFPDLTVSVLDYGATADDGKLDTEAIQKAIDEVSKKGGGKVVIPKGVYDTGAITLKDNVNLCLEDKETKLQFTQEINHDNYPLVYSHWEGQPMYNYSAFIYAKDAVNIALTGEGTLDGQAGDGTPWCWMSRDYMTDYQDEDRTALINMNNNRVPIEERVFGEGHFLRPNFIQVIGCENVLVEGVTLLRSPMWEVNPVLCTNVTVRGIHISTKAANNDGIDPESSNYVLIEDNYFDTGDDCIAIKSGRNADGRATNTPSQNIIIRNNIFADGHGGITIGSEVSGGVNNVFADNNQFNSPNLKYALRFKTNAVRGGVIENIYLRNTTIQSVSDAVVHATMLYEEGRHGDYMPQFKNITIENLKSTGGDFGIFVEAFEDVPVTGLVMRNVELNEVENPLRAVNWEDPVLENVVINGMKYPAPSDTRMDGIPSAGSVVKADAILLGGDPASLDYTWQVADEKDGTYETTGQGQEWTVPDGLEGKYLKVTASDENGNQNTSIAYTILSNGPVCGVEAGDALGDSVRRLAAKGLLDPSETVDLEKEVTRYDVAKMLAGMWNLTQPKGDVELKDLTAQDEQYNIAAAVIEKGMMDLKDGAFAPEDPVTRQELADIAIKSCGAPYDETTFWATPTYDDLDEIDVYYHTNVATCDDFGFMKAAGGNTFAPKKNADFAIVIEVLDKVAVYARR from the coding sequence ATGATCAAGAAAATGTGGGGGATTTCCCTGGCGGGAGTATTAGCTATGGGGCTTACGGCATGCAGCGGCAGCCAGGAAGCAGCAGATACACAGCCGTCCCAAACGGCGGTGGAGACAACAAAAGAGACAGAAACAGAGACACAGGCAGAGACAAAAGCCCAGGAGGAAACCGGTGACGGCGGCATGACTTGGGATATGGCAGAGGAGATACTGACCCATATCAGTGACCCGGAGTTCCCGGATCTTACAGTAAGCGTGTTAGATTACGGCGCGACTGCGGATGACGGAAAGCTGGATACGGAAGCGATCCAGAAAGCCATTGACGAGGTGTCTAAAAAGGGCGGCGGCAAGGTCGTGATTCCAAAAGGAGTCTACGACACAGGGGCAATCACTTTAAAGGACAATGTAAACCTGTGCCTGGAGGACAAGGAGACGAAGCTCCAGTTCACCCAGGAGATCAACCATGACAATTACCCGCTGGTCTATTCCCACTGGGAAGGACAGCCCATGTACAATTACAGCGCATTTATCTACGCAAAGGACGCTGTCAATATCGCCCTGACCGGCGAGGGGACCTTAGACGGACAGGCCGGGGACGGCACTCCCTGGTGCTGGATGTCCAGGGACTATATGACGGATTATCAGGATGAGGACCGCACGGCCCTTATTAATATGAACAACAACCGCGTGCCCATAGAAGAGCGTGTCTTTGGCGAGGGACATTTTTTGCGTCCCAATTTCATCCAGGTGATCGGATGTGAAAATGTGCTGGTGGAAGGTGTCACACTGCTGCGCTCCCCCATGTGGGAGGTCAACCCGGTGCTCTGTACCAATGTGACCGTAAGAGGCATCCATATCAGCACCAAGGCTGCCAACAACGACGGTATCGATCCGGAGAGCAGCAATTATGTGCTGATCGAGGATAACTACTTCGATACCGGGGATGACTGTATCGCCATCAAATCCGGACGGAATGCAGACGGGCGTGCAACCAACACCCCTTCCCAGAATATCATTATCCGCAACAATATATTTGCGGACGGCCATGGCGGCATAACCATCGGCAGTGAGGTCAGCGGCGGCGTGAACAATGTATTTGCGGACAACAACCAGTTCAACAGCCCCAATCTTAAGTATGCGCTCCGGTTCAAGACCAATGCGGTGCGCGGCGGCGTCATTGAGAATATTTACTTAAGGAATACCACCATCCAGTCCGTTTCCGACGCAGTGGTCCATGCGACCATGCTGTATGAGGAAGGCAGGCATGGGGACTATATGCCTCAGTTCAAGAACATAACCATTGAAAACTTAAAGAGCACCGGCGGGGACTTCGGCATTTTCGTGGAAGCCTTTGAGGATGTGCCTGTAACCGGCCTGGTCATGCGCAATGTGGAATTAAATGAAGTGGAGAATCCTCTGCGTGCGGTAAACTGGGAAGATCCGGTCCTCGAAAATGTCGTGATCAACGGCATGAAATATCCGGCGCCCTCCGACACAAGGATGGACGGCATCCCGTCGGCAGGCAGCGTGGTAAAGGCAGACGCGATCCTCCTCGGCGGAGATCCGGCCAGCCTTGATTATACCTGGCAGGTGGCGGACGAGAAGGACGGGACCTATGAAACGACAGGCCAGGGCCAGGAGTGGACTGTGCCGGATGGTCTGGAAGGGAAATATCTGAAGGTAACGGCCTCTGATGAAAATGGAAACCAGAACACCAGCATTGCCTATACCATTCTTTCGAATGGGCCGGTATGCGGAGTGGAGGCAGGGGACGCGCTCGGCGACAGTGTGAGAAGGCTGGCGGCCAAAGGGCTTTTGGACCCCTCGGAAACGGTGGACCTGGAAAAAGAAGTGACCCGGTATGATGTTGCCAAAATGCTGGCTGGTATGTGGAACTTGACACAGCCAAAGGGAGATGTGGAGTTAAAAGACCTGACGGCTCAGGATGAGCAGTATAACATAGCCGCCGCCGTGATCGAAAAGGGCATGATGGATCTGAAGGACGGGGCTTTTGCACCGGAAGATCCGGTCACCAGGCAGGAGCTGGCCGACATTGCCATCAAGAGCTGCGGCGCGCCTTATGATGAGACCACGTTCTGGGCAACGCCAACCTATGATGACCTGGACGAGATCGATGTGTATTACCACACCAATGTGGCAACTTGTGATGATTTCGGATTCATGAAGGCAGCCGGGGGTAATACCTTTGCACCGAAAAAGAATGCGGACTTCGCCATTGTCATTGAGGTGCTGGATAAAGTGGCGGTGTACGCCAGAAGATAA